The Camelina sativa cultivar DH55 chromosome 18, Cs, whole genome shotgun sequence DNA window ttgttatcattaaaatatatatatatatattaataataaatataaattatgttagaATTGAGCTCATGTAGAAACTTAATGACaaagtaaatattatttatgataaaataaaaattttaaaatgtaagtcaatcaaatatgtgattttggtcgaaaattaattaaaaacatacaaTCATATGAAAATTTTCCAGTGAAACTTATTATAAAAATGACTATTAAGGCACATTATTAAGAAATTGATTACTTAATAAATATGTAGTGctattataaataaatgaatggTGTTGACTAAAATTTACCACAAAATCCCAGCTGGTTTGCAGAGATGTTTCTCATGGAGATGAAATTTGTATGAAAcgttttatagtaaaaaaaaattatatagtcaaATCTTTAGGGGAAATCCCATATAAAtaggttttagtttgttttgaaatttaaaacaattattagaGTGAttatgaacaattttttttcataaactcTTTATCAGTATCATTAATgattatgataaaaataaaaataataattataaaaatagatcttaaaaaaagagaaaaaaatgaaaataattaatttataaaaataaaatagttcaaatatttatataaacttgTGGAGAACTTTTAAATAGAATGgggaaagaacaaaataattttttttatgcttctttaattttaaagccTGGTTTTGAAGCTTTAAAAAATCTGAGAAATcatcaaaggaaaaaataaaagtggcttttaaaacttaaaaataaataaaagccaAACAAGTGTGATTGGTAAATAAATGACTATAAaagctttaatattttttaaagtctttaaagtcACCTACCAATCGGGgctttaattttgatatataataatttagtttttatagttttttagtttgatattaaagttatatgatttatatttttcctactttctaaaatttaattagtaCATGTGtagttaaataattaatactGCAGTACACCGCgacataattttgatttttctaattaagtatttaatttcttatagttttaaatttgatattaaaattaaatttttttttttattcaatttcgattttaCGATTGATGGTTAGAATTAAAACCGTTTTTTCCTccttatctatttttaaaattatattatttgatgaatCAATTTTGTTGCCATATATTAGTTATTGTTTTATTGTGCAATATATTAAGggttaattatgtaaataatcccctatatattaaaagagaagcattcttgAAGAAAAGCTGACGTGTCGTCGCCAGAGAGTTCTCTGCCCAATTTATTATTTGTccttaatattctataatattacataaaactgccattactattcaatttatttatatacacaatattttgttcctataaattctaaaattagtaaatattattcaaatattaataaatattatcccTTACAtgttttcgaaattattttcaaaacctatgtattataatataataaaaaaatataacaagagatgtaaaataaataaatttaaatcattttcaaaaatataaataatcttatttcttattgtttaaaattttttgaccaaaaaaaattgaaattaattttgaataatagatattagaaaatcttttaaaatcaatttggcggcatcttaaatttattttaaaatataaatatttaaacttatgcaaatcctaattttcagttttccatataaaaaatttctgatatataagactaacatatattaaaaattccttaatttcaaataacatattaaaaaatataaaatcatttagatattttaatattatttcttaaaaaatttgagggattagtttttttatagataaaaaaatattataccccTTATGGAGTATGGCTATCGGAACGAGTTTGACCCGCTTAAAAATTTAGGTCATTCATTTcgagaattttaatatttttgatggtttttatccattttataatttataagttttatacaATTCTGATTAATCACTAATTTCGTAAACGTTAGATTCGggtatgttgttttgtgaatcttaattttatgctgaaacctttattatttcaaaaatcacaaactgaatgaaaccaaactaatataagtGACTGTAAATgatataacaaataattatatctttttttttgaataaaacaaataattatatctataaatgtaaCTCTATGtgtacataatataaaacaaatcttatagtaaatatagtttttgaaatcaattacGCACGTAGGTGCGGGTCCGTacctaatttttattattattataactaaaaaggttgaacacaaaatgtatttcaaaaatgttaatatagatgtaaATATTCTTtcaataaaacacaaataatGTATTAAACGtctggaaaaaaataaacaaggtattttttgagttttttcccttttttttttcaattttggttaGAATATATTGCGTTATACAATACAACTTCTATAAGTAACTAGTCGACAACATACCCAACTCAACTCAACTCAAACAACTGCTATTTGCCTCCAAATCCATCTCCTTACAAGGttctaaaaatatatgttgtctATATATTTGTCCTCACTGTTGGATTTCCATTGCTCAACAAGCGACGAAAGGACATAGACAACATGAGTCATTTCTGTCCTCTGCTCTTGTTCCTTGGTGCAACAGTGACATGCGAGTTTTGCTACTTCCTCAATGATGTCGTCATTACCTTTGCCAATGTACTCTTTCTCAACAACCATCTTCCTGAACAAAATCCCAATGTGAGTATCATCTTCGGATCGAGTCTCATCTGTAGATTTTTGCCGGTTATCAGCTCCATTTGAATAACTCCATAGTTGTACACATCAAACATTCTAGTGGTCCTTTTTGTCGCTTTGATCACAGAGTTTTCAGATGATGTTAGTTACAAATCAAACATATGTCTTGTATAATAAAGTAAGATTTCCACAAAATTCAATCTATGAGAAGCTTCCATatgtttcataatattttgaaatgtatcattctattaaattttaatatattaagtcTATTAATTTCATTATgttatttgaaaattaactaaGGATCTACGTTAGagacatagaaaaaaaatatacaatattagATATAAatccaatttgatatttttttaatcttttattcaTACTAATAGAGTATTATATGTTGTATTAAATGTTTGAATTGAAgataaaaaaccaaatataacttgaaaacatgtattaaaatttatacGAGAAGACTTTTGTAATGAACTAAGAAAATCCTACGtgacaattaaaaaatagatggtATGAGTTCTGAGAGtctattttaattgttataaaaacatatacataaaaatattttacttattttttgtttatattttgcatatgttttacttattttttgtttatattttgcatatgttttacttattttttatttattttttatattaaattatatgtaaGATGTTACGTAATTGAATACTTAATTATACGTAATacgtttttagttttttgataTGGGAAAAACGTGTGAGGAAATTTTTCTACAGAGAAATGGTGATATTAGATaattaatatgtaaattaattGATACTAAATATTCGTATGAGATACAACCGAATGTTCCAACAAATTTGGTTCTTATTGATTATGTGGCTTCTTATGTAGACCGGACTAAACAGAAATAAGAAACTTTGGCGCGCATATTTTCTAGGAGAAGAATGTCCATTGGTTTTAGGTCCCTGTGAATGTAGCTCTGGCTCTTACGCGCCAAGGTATGGATATACTCTTCTCCTCTAGCCACATCCAAGTATCCAACGCAATCGGGAGGCGTCTTGTCCAATCGAGATTTCTCAATCCTGGGTCCTTCCAGTCAAAAAGATGTCTGCATAGCGTCCCCTGCGCCATGTACTAGTAATCCAACATCCTCTCGTTTCTGTCGAGGCAGTACTCATGAAGAATCACAAGGTTACGGTGATGAACCTTAGTTAGAACTCTAACCTCTGATCTGAACTCATCAGCGCCTTTCCCACCTATGACAGGTTGCTCCATCCTCAAACCCCCTTTCACCACGACCACAAAACAGAGCCAGAATAAAACAGACAGAGTCCTGAACAAAAACCAAGAAAGTAAAGGTCATTAGAATATCTAATACTAACACAAGTATCAGAAGAAAATCAGATATCATTATCACTAATTACCAATCATATAATAACCTGTTAATCTGGTTCAGCTAGATTGATTCACAAGTAAAGTATGCTTTAACTTAAAGCAGATATAACTTATAAGGAAACTAAACCAGAGCTACCCAGTGATCAAGAACTGATCAGCTAACTCTAATGGTCTCTTATCAACATCTTCTTGGCAGCAAAATCAATTGCAATGATTCATTGGTAGAAATATGATTTCTCCATGGTGAGTTAATTATCGAACTACAGATTCCATCTTACGTATATGTGTTTCCCCATTGGACTTTGAGTTACAAAGCTTATTATAAAAGCGTTGCGACTATCCATAGAGTAATACTAATATAGATTACTTGAAAAAAATTTTACAATCCTCTGTCGTttcaattcatatataatattaaagaaATTTTCACATATCACACCAAAATAACTTATTCTTACACGGTTAGACAAAGTCGAATAAATCTTTCACAGATTAGCCGCTACCAAAATTAAGACAAAAAATGCCCCTGAATCAACTGTTTTCGTTTGGTTACATTAATCAATTATAgtttactaaaaaattatgaactagataaaataacatatttctcgaaaaaaaaatgatagaaagCGGAAGTTGAAAAGATTGTCTATAATGTTAAATTGAAATGAtatgttatatgttttcttcAGTAAAAACGATTCTAATTTActgatctttttgtttattttatagttacaaTCTTCAGATTTTTGCGTTTGATACAGAAGACCAATTCTTAACTCGAACACTGGCATTTTGTGCctacaaaatttgaaatagaCAATGAAAACAActgtgaaaaaaaacaaatttgaagtaaatcatataagcaaaccaaaagcaacaaacaacaaatttgAGTTACCTCTTTCTCCCAATCACATCTCATagtaataaaaatcaatatcaATGTTTGTACTGCGGTCCCTCCGAATATCATACCCGCCCAAATGCCCTATAAGCATAAATCACAATGTAGGTATATTAACCTTCAAATGTTGCTAATTTTATATCAAAGAACTATAAAAATGTTGGCTTTACCTTGACACCAAACTTGAAAATCCATCCCATGACAAATCCAAGTGGAAGTCCAATACAATAGTAGGATCCCAAATTTATAAATGCTACTAATGATTGCCAACCCGAACCAACCGCAACACCTAATATCAAAGTCAAAAAGTCATCACATGCACAACGGTCGACCCGGTTCATTATGGGatccaagaaaaacaaattaatctgTTCAAGTAGCTTACCGGAGAGAACTGGTTGGACACTGTTGAGAAGAATCGCAAAAGATAAAAGAACAGAGAGATTGTTGACTGCTTTTAAAACCGCTTCACTTGAAGAGAATATCCAACTGACGTGgtcaagaagaaatattataagCACTGTAAATATTGTTCCAATGATTAACGATTGTGTCACTGATATGATCATTGCAAATCTTGCTCTTTTGCCATTTCCAGCTCCTAATTCATTCGCCACTCGGACCCTTCAAAAATAGGTAATCATCATAATAGTTAATGTTATCCATATGCACAACGAAACTAGCAAAAATCAATTTGTATAAAAGTGAATGATAAATTTCGATGATCCATCATTCATGTTTTTCGAGAATACTAGCTGAAAACGACATATTATATATGGATAAGTAATTCTATAAACGATTATTTAGAAGCCATGAAACCATCAACTATTCTAACAAAATCTAATGGGTCTTTTGATCATGAATAACATAAACCAAACTAaggaaaactgaaaataaaatctgtgCGACAGTTAAAATGAAAGATTAGTTACCCGGCCCCCGCGAAAAAAGCAAGTGGAACCATCATCTCCAAACCATTTATGGACATGCTGTCGATAAAAATGTTGTAGTTGTAAAATGTGTACAAAGTAATGTACAAATAGGAGAATATGATACATATATTTGACGTACCATATAGAGATAGAGTCTACATCAATTCTTGCATTCTCCAAATTTCCAGTCATCACAATTAAAATCCTATAATACCAATTCTCCAAGCTGTACATATCGAAAAAAGTTGTCGTAATGAGAAGTTGTGTTCTCGtctataaaccaaaatatatataaaaaaacgacACTAGTGGCGTTTTACGAATAATACCAAACCATGATTCCGGATGAGGCAGAAAGCTTAGTGAAATCCCATAGTTTAGTGAAAGCTTCGGTTGAGAAACCGGTCCAAGTGAGTGGACAACCACCGCAAGTGGTGtaagtaaataatataaagaCATTTAGCCACCATGACACGTTAGCAGTAGCGATGGTCCCTATGACTCCAAGTTTAAGAACGTACACGAAAAGCCAGCACACGAATATGTGAACTACAAGTGCCACTCCAGACGAGATTGCAACGACCTGTCGGTAATAATACATTTAGCACGTTCAAACTAAGCTAAAACAACACGTTTTTCTATGGTTCTGTGCTAAACGACAAACTAGATAATACTAAGCAAGAAGGCAAATAACCTCAGAATTAAACAACACgataatcaattaaaaaacaaaatacaagcaTTTGGATCAAGGGTAAGGCATTGCATTAGAATAGATCAACAATAAATTTATGatacaaaaacaattattaagCTTAATCGTTCGAGATGGAGCACATCAACAAGACTAATCTATTTCCATAATATTAGCACCTCACTAtccaattatattaaaattcaaattgcaaattagaaattaaaaaaacattagaaataATCTTAATTAGTCaaccaattatatatttatttaacatCAATATAATTTCCATTGGGTAAGGAATCAAAATGAAATAATACATAATCGTAATGAAACATAATTGGATGAAACGATGAGGTCTTCATAACAAACATAGCAGGATCGTCTTTAGACTCTCCCAAACACTTGAACAAttcaaactttataaaaaaaactgacgttagtttttttatttattataaatgtttatacaGTAAAATGGTTAGGGCCACCTGGATAAACATTTTAGACATTTTAGGACGTCGTCTAAAAGATAAGAATACACATCTCGACGACTAAATGCAGTAAATCATCACAACACACTAAAAAATAATTGCATTAAGTATAAGAAAATTGGTTAAAATAACCTTTTTGTGTCAAAATTACATAACTAGCATCTAGGAGAAGAttaatttgagttttaaaagTAAGTTAAAGTGATTTAAATGACAATTTTACCGATCAGTTTTCTAGGAAAAATATTTGCAAACACCATCTACCCCAATGATAAAGCAATCTAGTCAGCAAAAAAACGCCCCACTGAGACCCTTCAAATCTGAAGTTACATACCGAATTCTTAAGTTGGCATTGGAGGTACCGGTTGAGAGGGAAAAAGAAGGCAAATGAGAAATGGGTAGGAATGGCCCAAAGAGAGACGATACCGGAGAGCTCTGCGATGTCGTCAGGCTGACCCATAAACTTAAGAATCGGGGACGCAAAGATGAACATTGGTAGGAGCAAGATGGAGCACAAGAAGAGAACAATCCAAGACCGCTGCAAATACACTCCAAACATGTCATACTTCTTTGCCCCAAACGATTGACCGCACAACGTTTCCAACGCAGTCGCCATTCCAATCTAgtcatataaacaaatatttcaagaatgaactcaaaattataatataacaGAGAAAGTGTTCGTGGAGAATACGAAGAGGCTATAGTTGAAGCCGATGATGACGTTGTTGACGATGGAGATGGAAGCGAGTTCGAGCTCTCCGAGGTGGCCAGCAAAGGCCTGCGTGATGACAAAGATCAGGTTGGTCGTGACTCTAGTGAATATTGCTGGTCCAACGATACGCCATAGCTTCTTGGTCTCAgtccatatctctctctttatttctccGTCTTCCTCCTCCGCCACATTTTGATCCTTTAATAATAGAGGAATCTTCGCCTTCTCTACAACTTCTGATTGGTCGTCTCTCTCTCCCATCGCTGATTTTTTGTgaactaaaacaataaaatgagtagaagaaagaaacgtGATAATATATTACGATGCGGCAAACCTAGAACATGATATGATCGattctgcttgtttgttttcaacttttttttttccgtcgaAAAGTGATTTATATTGATGAATTGGTATAGTCCAGATACATTTGTTGAATTAGCCAAACGGGTGGtctaaaacattcaaaatagaAAATGCAGTGAAGACATCCAAATTTTGCTAAAAGGTGTGCAACAATATTACAACATCTCTTggtaaaaacaaattgaacGAAGTGAAACCGTGCTTCCCACCATCTAATGTCTTGAATAATTCCTTCAATGGAGAGAGATATCTAGGTGTGTATTGTGAAGTATTTTTGTGAGTAGTTGGCAGTCTCCTTCAAAACAAACAGATGTGTGTCCTTTGATCCAAGATTGCTGCATTGCTGCCAATAGAGCTTTTGCCTCAGCTTTTAGAGGAGAAGTTTTTGTACCTAGTTTTTGTGATCCCCAACTTTTTGAAACACCATTTTTGTCACTAACTATCCATCCTCGTATTACATGATTAGTGTATTTATCGAAAGCCGCATCATAGTTACATTTCACTGTTGATGACGTTGGTCTGTTCCAAGTTAACGAGTATTGTCCTTGATTCGAAAGTTCTGTAGTGCCAGGGGGATTGTGAAGAAGCCAGTCTTGAACATCACTCTTAGCTCGAAGTGTTATGATCGTGGGTGGAACTGTAAGGTTTTcgaaaatatatttgtttctcgACTTCCATAGATGCCACATTATCCACAACGGTTGTAAGTGAGTTAGGTAGGTCATTTCAGCCATGTTTTCCATGTCTAATAAAGCCGTGAGTATTTGTTCATTGTCGTAGttcattgataaaaaaaatgtatgggAATGTTGGACAGATCCCAAACTTGTCTGGCATAATGacagtaaaacaaaatatgctCAATTGTTTCATCACCTTGGAAGCACCTGGGGCATACTGGATTGAGATTCATTCCCCGAGTGTTTAGTCGGGTGATAGTTGGTAAAGATTTGGAAATCATTCtccaaagaaaat harbors:
- the LOC104763139 gene encoding protein DETOXIFICATION 28, which translates into the protein MGERDDQSEVVEKAKIPLLLKDQNVAEEEDGEIKREIWTETKKLWRIVGPAIFTRVTTNLIFVITQAFAGHLGELELASISIVNNVIIGFNYSLFIGMATALETLCGQSFGAKKYDMFGVYLQRSWIVLFLCSILLLPMFIFASPILKFMGQPDDIAELSGIVSLWAIPTHFSFAFFFPLNRYLQCQLKNSVVAISSGVALVVHIFVCWLFVYVLKLGVIGTIATANVSWWLNVFILFTYTTCGGCPLTWTGFSTEAFTKLWDFTKLSASSGIMVCLENWYYRILIVMTGNLENARIDVDSISICMSINGLEMMVPLAFFAGAGVRVANELGAGNGKRARFAMIISVTQSLIIGTIFTVLIIFLLDHVSWIFSSSEAVLKAVNNLSVLLSFAILLNSVQPVLSGVAVGSGWQSLVAFINLGSYYCIGLPLGFVMGWIFKFGVKGIWAGMIFGGTAVQTLILIFITMRCDWEKEAQNASVRVKNWSSVSNAKI